The genomic interval GCCTCTCAGGTTCAGCCCTTCATGACAGCCCGTCTTTTTTATCCAACCCAGCTTTGGAAGGAGATCCACAATGAAAGCCCGACTCTCTACGGTAATTATCCTCGTCGCCCTGCTGGCACTGACTCTCAGTCCCAGCGCCGGGGCTGCGCCACCAAACCTGCAGACCCCAGACACGATTGAGGTAGGCTTCCTGGTCGATGGCTCAGGCAGCATCGCACCGCCCAATTTTGTCATTATGAAAAACGGCATTGCCGCCGCCATTGAAGATACCAACTGCGTTCCCCATGATGGCACCCTGACTCTATCGGTCATCCAGTTCTCCCGGTCAGCCCGAGTGGAGGTGGAACCGGTGGTTATCACATCAGCCAACGCCAGTAGCGTGGGCGATCAAATTCGTAACATGAGCCAGATGGCCGACGCCACCAATTACGAAGCTGCCCTCAACCTGGCTGTCTCAACCATGCTGCTGACCACTGACTATTCAGCCATCAATATTACTACCGATGGTCTGCCCACGGTCGGAATTATAGATCCCGAAGTGCTCCGCGCCATTCCAGAAAACGCAGGCATCGACGAGATGGATGTTGAGGGTATCGGGGTTCCGGGCGATGTAAGCTTCCTGCAGAACCTGGTCTATCCCCAGCCCTTCTCGATGCACCCACCAACCGCCTGGCCCCCCGACGCCCCAGGCTGGGTCCGCCTGATCGACGACTTCAGCGACCTTGAAGCAACCATCTGCGAGAAGTTCACGGTGCTGATCGCGCCCACGCCTGAACCGACGGATACCCCTGAGCCCACGGCGACGCCAACGAATACACCTGAGCCCACGCCCACCGCAACGGCCGAACCTACGGCGACTCCCGAGCCTACGGCGACTCCCGAGCCGCAGCCGAGCCCGACGCCTGTTCCGGAACCCGCCACCATTGCCCTGCTGGGCTCCGGCCTGGTCGCCCTGGGCGCCTATCTGCGCAAACGCCGCGGCGAGGATGATATCTAGACAACCGTTAACGCTGACGCTGCTTCGTGCAGCTTAGCCTGAACCTAACTCTAATGCGTGGGGCAGACGCACCAGTTGTCTGCCCCACGTCCTTCTTTTATGACAGAATGACAGTGATCTTGAGATTTAATGGTTAAGTCCTGGCGATCCACCAATGCCCTGCTACCTCTCCTGGTAGCACTTTTTTTCCTGGTGTTGACCTTGCCGGTCTGGCGCTGGCTGTGGGGTGAATGGTGGAGCAACGAATACTACAGCCACGGCATTTTGATCCCGGCGA from Chloroflexota bacterium carries:
- a CDS encoding VWA domain-containing protein — encoded protein: MKARLSTVIILVALLALTLSPSAGAAPPNLQTPDTIEVGFLVDGSGSIAPPNFVIMKNGIAAAIEDTNCVPHDGTLTLSVIQFSRSARVEVEPVVITSANASSVGDQIRNMSQMADATNYEAALNLAVSTMLLTTDYSAINITTDGLPTVGIIDPEVLRAIPENAGIDEMDVEGIGVPGDVSFLQNLVYPQPFSMHPPTAWPPDAPGWVRLIDDFSDLEATICEKFTVLIAPTPEPTDTPEPTATPTNTPEPTPTATAEPTATPEPTATPEPQPSPTPVPEPATIALLGSGLVALGAYLRKRRGEDDI